One genomic region from Nymphaea colorata isolate Beijing-Zhang1983 chromosome 10, ASM883128v2, whole genome shotgun sequence encodes:
- the LOC116262724 gene encoding uncharacterized protein LOC116262724 — MLSALRISVQPWHKRKHDRKSWELIPPLLPLFLRLLSKRKIPLKMALSAGGSTALYFQLHTREFLSSRVPQPIFTPTLCRRPHLPSSKPISLGRQVICMSLNISKEDKPVSENTSSLPESTDGVGEPGETPETDEEEAIKEAAKRRLEEKFAVLNTGIHECRSCGYKYNEKIGDPSYPIPPGLEFAKLPDDWRCPTCGAAKSFFDNKSVEIAGFAENQQFGLGGNSLTSGQKAVLIYGSLIFFFVLFLSGYFIQ; from the coding sequence ATGCTCTCTGCTCTCCGCATCTCCGTTCAACCATGGCATAAGAGGAAACACGATAGGAAGTCGTGGGAGTTGATTCCGCCCCTTCTCCCTTTGTTTCTCCGTCTCCTGAGTAAGAGAAAAATCCCACTGAAGATGGCGTTATCGGCAGGTGGATCAACAGCTCTCTATTTCCAGCTCCATACAAGGGAGTTCCTGTCTTCAAGGGTACCCCAACCCATTTTCACTCCCACTCTTTGCAGAAGACCCCATCTCCCCTCCTCAAAGCCCATTTCCCTTGGAAGGCAAGTCATCTGCATGTCCCTTAACATCAGCAAAGAAGACAAACCCGTCTCAGAAAACACCTCATCTTTGCCGGAATCCACTGACGGCGTCGGAGAACCAGGCGAGACTCCAGAGACGGACGAGGAGGAGGCAATCAAAGAGGCCGCCAAGCGTAGATTAGAGGAGAAATTCGCTGTACTGAACACCGGGATACACGAATGCAGGTCCTGCGGGTACAAATACAATGAGAAAATCGGGGATCCTTCCTACCCAATTCCGCCGGGGCTCGAATTCGCGAAGCTGCCGGACGATTGGAGATGCCCCACCTGCGGGGCGGCTAAGTCCTTCTTCGACAACAAGAGCGTGGAGATCGCGGGGTTCGCTGAGAACCAGCAGTTCGGGCTTGGCGGGAATTCCCTGACGTCCGGGCAGAAGGCCGTGTTAATCTATGGGtccttgatcttcttctttgtaCTCTTCCTCTCCGGGTACTTCATTCAATGA